A region from the Sandaracinus amylolyticus genome encodes:
- a CDS encoding M48 family metallopeptidase, with protein MGEVIPIEEALARPIGSLVLCALVPLFTAWVMWVVLVRRLPDDRREEARAVAPFRSAAFVVGIVQIQLAWMLGATALGPRFVDAPGTIAAELFGAVCAIVAFCAGGVGRLIEERSRTWRDVRETIALRLRIVPFVGGPIVAAGLASRLPVVDGDAVRWEVVALAFVVVALGAMFGGLALSVATRAMVPASDSVRAIALAAAEAEGVRLAGVLRMPTTRLANAAAIPWARTMIVTDRIVALLTPSELRAVLAHEAGHLSEGPWVASARLGTAITLIFVLTTGVRIGSALHPDGALIAIALGIVIAVPGILLVRRLARRMEERADARARSTSGSAALADALTKIHEDARAPMTTGARRVHPDLYDRLVACGRDPGPRPAPPRTRVGTIVGLAIGAGLVTTFLLVEHVTAIAIDDAPLAGDAWTRLRIDPWDSTAMLASAWETRRDEDLDRAARELDLAAWMGAPRANVLELEAELAAARGDCASARARFDEALRERSRVAYDDPWRPLELGGWHLPPTLVTECGYGADDPPRE; from the coding sequence ATGGGCGAGGTGATCCCGATCGAAGAAGCGCTGGCTCGGCCGATCGGGTCGCTCGTGCTGTGCGCGCTCGTGCCGCTCTTCACGGCCTGGGTGATGTGGGTCGTGCTGGTGCGGCGGTTGCCGGACGATCGGCGCGAGGAGGCGCGGGCCGTGGCGCCGTTTCGATCGGCGGCGTTCGTCGTGGGGATCGTGCAGATCCAGCTCGCGTGGATGCTCGGCGCGACCGCGCTCGGGCCGCGCTTCGTCGATGCGCCGGGGACGATCGCGGCCGAGCTCTTCGGCGCGGTGTGCGCGATCGTGGCGTTCTGCGCGGGCGGTGTGGGGCGGCTGATCGAGGAGCGATCGCGGACGTGGCGCGACGTGCGGGAGACCATCGCGCTGCGGCTGCGGATCGTGCCGTTCGTCGGTGGGCCGATCGTCGCAGCGGGGCTCGCGTCGCGCCTGCCGGTCGTCGACGGCGACGCCGTGCGCTGGGAGGTCGTCGCGCTCGCGTTCGTGGTCGTCGCGCTCGGCGCGATGTTCGGTGGGCTCGCGCTCAGCGTCGCGACGCGCGCGATGGTGCCCGCGAGCGACAGCGTGCGCGCGATCGCGCTCGCCGCCGCGGAGGCCGAAGGCGTGCGGCTCGCGGGTGTCCTCCGGATGCCGACGACGCGGCTCGCGAACGCCGCCGCGATCCCGTGGGCGCGCACGATGATCGTCACCGATCGCATCGTCGCACTGCTGACGCCGAGCGAGCTGCGCGCGGTGCTCGCGCACGAGGCCGGGCACCTCAGCGAAGGGCCGTGGGTCGCGAGCGCGCGCCTCGGGACGGCGATCACGCTGATCTTCGTGCTCACGACCGGCGTGCGCATCGGGAGCGCGCTGCACCCGGACGGCGCGCTGATCGCGATCGCGCTCGGGATCGTGATCGCGGTGCCGGGGATCTTGCTCGTGCGGCGCCTCGCGCGGCGCATGGAGGAGCGCGCCGACGCGCGCGCTCGATCGACGTCGGGCTCCGCGGCGCTCGCGGACGCGCTCACGAAGATCCACGAGGACGCGCGCGCACCGATGACGACGGGCGCGCGTCGCGTGCATCCCGATCTCTACGACCGGCTCGTCGCGTGCGGGCGCGATCCCGGGCCCCGCCCTGCCCCGCCGCGCACGCGCGTCGGGACGATCGTGGGGCTCGCGATCGGCGCGGGGCTCGTCACGACGTTCTTGCTGGTCGAGCACGTGACCGCGATCGCGATCGACGACGCACCGCTCGCGGGCGACGCATGGACGCGGCTGCGGATCGATCCGTGGGACTCGACCGCGATGCTCGCGTCGGCGTGGGAGACGCGGCGCGACGAGGATCTGGATCGCGCAGCGCGAGAGCTCGATCTCGCCGCGTGGATGGGCGCGCCGCGCGCGAACGTGCTCGAGCTCGAGGCCGAGCTCGCCGCGGCGCGAGGTGATTGTGCGAGCGCGCGCGCGCGCTTCGACGAGGCCCTCCGCGAGCGCTCGCGCGTCGCGTACGACGACCCGTGGCGTCCGCTCGAGCTCGGGGGATGGCACCTTCCGCCGACGCTCGTGACGGAGTGCGGCTACGGCGCCGACGA
- the xth gene encoding exodeoxyribonuclease III, translating into MKIITWNVNSIRARHDRLLALLARHEPDVLCLQELKLEEAKFPWDEVRAAGYHAAVLGQKSYNGVAILSRTAPEDVRRGMGDGEEDGHARLISARLHGIRVYSAYFPNGGTPDSDKYAFKLAWMARLEKKLRTEHTPDEALALCGDFNVAPTDLDVKNVEKWADTVLCRPDARAALERIRGVGLIDSLRRLRPEEGNLYSYWDYQMLGFPKNDGLRIDHVDVTAPLAERLLEVRIDREERKGKQPSDHAPVIATFA; encoded by the coding sequence ATCAAGATCATCACCTGGAACGTGAACTCGATCCGGGCTCGCCACGATCGTCTGCTGGCGCTGCTCGCCCGGCACGAGCCCGACGTCCTATGCCTCCAGGAGCTGAAGCTCGAGGAGGCGAAGTTCCCGTGGGACGAGGTCCGAGCCGCGGGATACCACGCCGCGGTGCTGGGACAGAAATCCTACAACGGTGTGGCGATCCTGAGCCGCACCGCGCCCGAGGATGTACGCCGCGGAATGGGCGACGGCGAGGAGGACGGGCACGCGCGGCTGATCTCGGCGCGACTGCACGGCATCCGGGTCTACTCGGCGTACTTCCCGAACGGCGGGACGCCCGACTCGGACAAGTACGCGTTCAAGCTCGCGTGGATGGCGCGGCTCGAGAAGAAGCTGCGCACCGAGCACACGCCCGACGAGGCGCTGGCGCTGTGCGGAGACTTCAACGTCGCGCCGACCGACCTCGACGTGAAGAACGTCGAGAAGTGGGCCGACACCGTGCTGTGCCGCCCCGATGCGCGCGCCGCGCTGGAGCGGATCCGCGGCGTCGGGCTGATCGACTCGCTGCGCCGGCTTCGGCCCGAGGAGGGGAACCTGTACAGCTACTGGGACTACCAGATGCTCGGGTTCCCGAAGAACGACGGGCTGCGGATCGATCACGTCGACGTGACGGCGCCGCTCGCGGAGCGGCTGCTCGAGGTGCGGATCGATCGCGAGGAGCGGAAGGGGAAGCAGCCCTCGGATCACGCGCCGGTGATCGCGACGTTCGCGTGA
- a CDS encoding outer membrane beta-barrel protein, whose product MNLRQIGFALAIAALVIASTARTAAAQGWLEDRDRAEGPGIRLGDFELHPGIGLEVGWDSNVYYTSDDPAPGLPQRVDSAILRVTPHLLFSTLGAERRAEGEGAPSEPPVVQFRGGLSASYYEFFADERRRNVAIDIGLNLSILQGRPVSFTLYNQFGRSIRPFTENTSNVSYARIREDAGLQVMFSTAGQILQVGVGYDFGLDFFEDEQLQYGNTFNHAITLSESFRFLPQTALVHTTSVIIRDYYQPPGAGSDRPAQLDSVRLNSMLGVNGAITNEISFMVQGGYGAGFFESIGTTYDQDFDTFLARAELRWRPMQSFRLSFGYDRSVHPSFVGNYYSQDRGYINTQMMFGGAFLLGADLSLAYYDFGQIVAPDGVTPIGNSTERTDVRFIGSLFAEYRFTEWLGVNGTFRYTGSFTDFSYDVPVGGGAVVLDPAQYNKIELWLGVRVFY is encoded by the coding sequence ATGAATCTTCGACAGATTGGCTTTGCCCTCGCGATCGCAGCGCTCGTGATCGCGTCCACCGCGAGGACAGCCGCAGCGCAGGGATGGCTCGAGGATCGCGATCGCGCCGAGGGTCCAGGCATCCGCCTCGGTGATTTCGAGCTCCACCCCGGCATCGGCCTCGAGGTCGGCTGGGACTCGAACGTGTACTACACGAGCGACGATCCTGCGCCGGGGCTCCCGCAGCGTGTGGACAGCGCGATCCTCAGGGTGACGCCGCACCTGCTGTTCTCCACGCTGGGTGCGGAGCGCCGCGCCGAAGGCGAGGGCGCTCCCAGCGAGCCGCCGGTCGTGCAGTTCCGCGGCGGGCTCTCGGCGTCCTACTACGAGTTCTTCGCCGACGAACGCCGCCGCAACGTCGCGATCGACATCGGGCTCAACCTGTCGATCCTCCAGGGACGCCCGGTCTCGTTCACGCTGTACAACCAGTTCGGCCGCTCGATCCGACCGTTCACGGAGAACACGTCGAATGTCTCCTACGCCCGCATCCGCGAGGACGCGGGCCTCCAGGTGATGTTCTCGACGGCCGGCCAGATCCTCCAGGTGGGCGTCGGCTACGACTTCGGGCTCGACTTCTTCGAGGACGAGCAGCTGCAGTACGGGAACACGTTCAACCACGCGATCACGCTGAGCGAGTCGTTCCGGTTCCTGCCCCAGACCGCGCTCGTCCACACCACGAGCGTCATCATTCGCGACTACTACCAGCCGCCGGGCGCGGGGAGCGATCGCCCCGCGCAGCTCGACAGCGTGCGGCTCAACTCGATGCTCGGTGTGAACGGCGCCATCACGAACGAGATCTCGTTCATGGTGCAGGGTGGCTACGGCGCCGGCTTCTTCGAGAGCATCGGGACCACGTACGACCAGGACTTCGACACGTTCCTGGCTCGTGCGGAGCTCCGATGGCGCCCGATGCAGTCGTTCCGCCTGAGCTTCGGGTACGACCGCAGCGTGCACCCGTCGTTCGTGGGCAACTACTACTCGCAGGATCGCGGGTACATCAACACGCAGATGATGTTCGGCGGCGCGTTCCTGCTCGGCGCCGATCTGAGCCTCGCGTACTACGACTTCGGGCAGATCGTCGCGCCCGACGGCGTGACGCCGATCGGCAACTCCACGGAACGCACGGACGTGCGGTTCATCGGATCGCTCTTCGCCGAGTACCGCTTCACCGAGTGGCTCGGAGTGAACGGTACGTTCCGCTACACCGGCAGCTTCACCGACTTCTCCTACGACGTCCCGGTCGGCGGCGGTGCGGTCGTCCTCGACCCGGCGCAGTACAACAAGATCGAGCTCTGGCTCGGCGTGCGCGTCTTCTACTGA
- a CDS encoding class I SAM-dependent methyltransferase has protein sequence MSHENADAATVEGFGQEWSTFDYAEDTEELRRAFANYFAVFPWHELPPAPVGIDVGCGTGRWARYVAPRVGRLLCVDASADALAVAKRNLRDRPNVEWVHGTIEQSSIPEDSLDFAYSLGVLHHIPDTEGALRAAVRKLKPGAPMLVYLYYALDNRPLAFRALWRASDVVRRTISRLPFPLRLGASEAIARTVYWPLARGAAAAEKLGLDVSGVPLSHYRDKSLYIMRTDALDRFGTRLEKRYSRADVERLLRAAGLDRIEFHEGEPYWCAVGRRVR, from the coding sequence ATGTCGCACGAGAACGCGGACGCCGCGACGGTCGAGGGGTTCGGCCAGGAGTGGAGCACCTTCGACTACGCGGAGGACACCGAGGAGCTCCGCCGCGCCTTCGCGAACTACTTCGCCGTGTTTCCGTGGCACGAGCTCCCGCCTGCGCCGGTCGGGATCGACGTCGGGTGCGGCACCGGTCGTTGGGCGCGCTACGTCGCGCCGCGCGTGGGGCGTCTCCTCTGCGTCGATGCGAGCGCGGATGCGCTCGCGGTGGCGAAGCGAAACCTTCGCGACCGGCCCAACGTGGAGTGGGTGCACGGCACGATCGAGCAGTCCTCGATCCCCGAGGACAGCCTCGACTTCGCGTACTCGCTCGGCGTCCTGCATCACATCCCGGACACCGAGGGCGCGCTGCGCGCCGCCGTCCGGAAGCTGAAGCCGGGCGCGCCGATGCTCGTGTACCTCTACTACGCGCTCGACAACCGCCCGCTCGCGTTCCGCGCGCTGTGGCGCGCGAGCGACGTCGTGAGGCGGACGATCAGCCGCTTGCCGTTCCCGCTGCGGCTCGGCGCCAGCGAAGCGATCGCGCGCACCGTGTACTGGCCGCTCGCGCGCGGCGCGGCCGCCGCCGAGAAGCTCGGCCTCGACGTCTCGGGCGTTCCGCTCTCGCACTACCGCGACAAGAGCCTGTACATCATGCGGACCGACGCGCTCGATCGCTTCGGCACGCGGCTCGAGAAGCGCTACTCGCGCGCGGACGTCGAGCGCCTGCTCCGCGCCGCAGGGCTCGACCGCATCGAGTTCCACGAGGGCGAGCCCTACTGGTGTGCGGTGGGCCGCCGCGTGCGCTGA